The DNA segment AACTGATTCGGCGACAAGAGGTTTTTGGAATAAATAAATTTGCAGAGGCTGAAATTCGGAGTTTTTGGGTATATGTTTGGGAAGCCCTTCAGGACATGACGCTAATGATTCTTGGGGTGTGTGCTTTTGTGTCTTTACTAGTTGGCATAGCAACCGAGGGATGGCCATCAGGGGCTCATGATGGTCTTGGCATTGTTGCAAGTATTTTGTTGGTTGTGTTTGTCACAGCAACAAGTGATTATCGTCAATCATTGCAATTCAGGGATCTGgacaaagagaaaaagaagataACTGTTCAGGTCACAAGAAATGCATTTAGACAGAAGCTGTCGATTTACGATTTGCTTCCTGGTGACATTGTTCATCTTGCTATTGGAGACCAAGTCCCTGCAGATGGGCTTTTTGTTTCAGGATTTTCTGTATTAATTGACGAATCCAGTTTAACTGGGGAAAGTGAGCCAGTAGTGGTGAACTCAGAAAGTCCTTGTATGCTGTCTGGAACTAAGGTCCAAGATGGATCATGCAAAATGATTATTACTACTGTTGGGATGAGGACTCAATGGGGTAAATTAATGGCAACCCTCAGTGAAGGAGGAGATGATGAAACCCCCTTGCAGGTGAAACTGAATGGAGTGGCAACCATTATTGGAAAGATAGGCCTTGCATTTGCTGTAGTGACTTTTGCAGTTTTGGTGCAAGGGCTATTTAACCGAAAGTGGCAGACAAGATCCTATTTTAATTGGTCAGGAGATGAGGCATTAGAGCTTCTAGAATACTTTGCAGTTGCAGTTACAATTGTTGTTGTTGCAGTTCCGGAGGGGCTTCCGTTGGCTGTGACACTGAGCCTTGCCTTTGCCATGAAAAAGATGATGAACGATAAAGCCCTTGTTCGACATTTGGCAGCTTGTGAGACAATGGGATCAGCAACAACAATCTGTAGTGACAAAACTGGGACACTAACAACTAATCATATGACTGTTGTGAAATCATGTATTTGCACAAATGTCAACGATTTGAGCCAGCCTGATAGCACTTCAAGCTTGTGCTCTGAAATACCTGATTCTGCTATGAAAATTCTGAGACAATCAATATTTAACAACACTGGAGGTGAAGTTGTGGTTAATAAAGGAGGCAAACGAGAGATACTGGGAACACCAACTGAGAGTGCTATATTGGAGTTTGCCTTGTCTCTAGGTGGAAATTTTCAAGCAGAGCGAGAAGCAGTCAAACTTGTTAAAGTTGAGCCTTTCAACTCCACAAAGAAGCGAATGGGGGTAGTGGTGGAGCTTCCTGAAGGAGGTTTGCGTGCCCATACTAAAGGTGCTTCAGAAATTGTTTTGGCTTGCTGTGACAAACTGATCAATGCAAAAGGTGAAGTTGTTGCCCTTGATGAAGGATCAATTAAACATCTCAATGTCACAATTGATCAGTTTGCCATTGAGGCTCTTAGAACTCTATGTATCGCCTACATGGACATGGCAACTGGATTTTCCCCTAATGATCCTATTCCAGCTTCTGGATTCACTTGTTTAGGAATTGTGGGTATAAAAGACCCTGTTCGTCCTGGTGTCAAGGAGTCTGTCGCTGTTTGTCGTGCAGCTGGTATCACTGTGCGAATGGTCACAGGAGACAATATCAACACTGCTAAAGCTATAGCTAGGGAATGTGGGATTCTTACTGATGATGGCATAGCAATTGAAGGTCCAGTTTTCAGAGAGAAGAAAGAGGAAGAAATGCTGCAGTTAATTCCCAAAATTCAGGTGTTATTTACTTCCTAATTTTCTGAATATACTcagaaaaattattttgagCTGGTACTGAAAGACAATTCATTGGCAGGTGATGGCTCGTTCTTCACCTCTGGATAAGCATACACTCGTGAGACATTTGCGAACATCCTTAGGTGAAGTTGTTGCAGTGACTGGTGATGGAACCAATGATGCCCCTGC comes from the Euphorbia lathyris chromosome 5, ddEupLath1.1, whole genome shotgun sequence genome and includes:
- the LOC136229454 gene encoding calcium-transporting ATPase 2, plasma membrane-type — encoded protein: MENFLNQNFDVQPKHSSEETLQKWRKLCGVVKNPKRRFRFTANLSKRYEAAAMRKTNQEKLRIAVLVSKAAFQFIQGVTPSDYTVPEEVKAAGFDICAEELGSIVEGHDLKKLKSHGGANGIAEKLCTSVSNGLSTDNDQLIRRQEVFGINKFAEAEIRSFWVYVWEALQDMTLMILGVCAFVSLLVGIATEGWPSGAHDGLGIVASILLVVFVTATSDYRQSLQFRDLDKEKKKITVQVTRNAFRQKLSIYDLLPGDIVHLAIGDQVPADGLFVSGFSVLIDESSLTGESEPVVVNSESPCMLSGTKVQDGSCKMIITTVGMRTQWGKLMATLSEGGDDETPLQVKLNGVATIIGKIGLAFAVVTFAVLVQGLFNRKWQTRSYFNWSGDEALELLEYFAVAVTIVVVAVPEGLPLAVTLSLAFAMKKMMNDKALVRHLAACETMGSATTICSDKTGTLTTNHMTVVKSCICTNVNDLSQPDSTSSLCSEIPDSAMKILRQSIFNNTGGEVVVNKGGKREILGTPTESAILEFALSLGGNFQAEREAVKLVKVEPFNSTKKRMGVVVELPEGGLRAHTKGASEIVLACCDKLINAKGEVVALDEGSIKHLNVTIDQFAIEALRTLCIAYMDMATGFSPNDPIPASGFTCLGIVGIKDPVRPGVKESVAVCRAAGITVRMVTGDNINTAKAIARECGILTDDGIAIEGPVFREKKEEEMLQLIPKIQVMARSSPLDKHTLVRHLRTSLGEVVAVTGDGTNDAPALHEADIGLAMGIAGTEVAKESADVIILDDNFSTIVTVAKWGRSVYINIQKFVQFQLTVNVVALIVNFSSACLTGSAPLTAVQLLWVNMIMDTLGALALATEPPNNELMKRMPVGRKGNFISNVMWRNIMGQSLYQFIVIWYLQAKGREIFHLDGPNAGLVLNTIIFNSFVFCQAFNEISSREMEEINVFKGILDNYVFVSVLGSTVFFQIIIVEFFGTFANTTPLSLFQWFFSVLIGFLGMPIAASLKMIPV